CCAACTAAATATTGACTAGTGGTAACAGCATCACAAGAACAAGAAAATCGCTCAACAGTAATCACAAAAGTACGACTATTTCCTTAACATTTATTTGAACTGCAATGCCATTGCACCCAAACTTTCCAATGTCAGATAACATGAATTTTTTTATAAGTACGATTTCCAAACAAGCATGAAAGATATCTTATGGCCACTGCTAGATTCTTATTTAACGCCACCTTCAGCATTGCATACATGTTGCTAATAGGTGGTTACTTTTGTCAGTCAAAATTTGCAGCACATGCATCCACATCTGCCACTCGTCCCACAATTGAAGAAAGCATCCCTGTTGTTGACAAGGTTGTGGATGACGGATGGGGCAGCCCCAGAGCTAGTCCaacagcttcttcatcaggtaTTTTACATTATTACTTTACCTTTTACCCCTCATGGAAGCTTTTTGTCTGGTTGTCCAAAACTATACCTTTTTAGTTTTAGTTCAGAATTATCATTACAACAGCAAAGCCTTtttgtcccaaacaagttggggtaggctatagtgtTCATACCCATAGGAATGATTGGTTTTTTATGTTGGCTCGCCAATCCTATTACAACGCTCCTCCTTGACCTGGGTTTGCGACGGACTATATTCctaaaaaagacatatgtggagtTTTACTTCAGAATTATTATTGAGTCTGAGAATTAATCCATGTCTACTCCCATATCCTAATTCTTCTTGTTATTCTTGCGCATCTATTGGATTTGCCAGAAGTAGGTATAATATACTTTTGATCAATGAATACTTCTTGCTATCATATACCATGCAAGCTAATCGAATAAATACTCTGTTTAATTAGTTTAGTCTAGTTTTTGCTATTATGAGAAACGCAGCCCTCAGAACTACCTCAACACTTGATGGGTTTGCAAGTGCACTGTATTGAGTTCTTGTTACTGAACCTTTTTCATTAACATGCTTTACCCAGGTTCATTCTccttgagtaatgtgccgaccaCGTTTGAAGGAATTCGGACTTTGACTATCGCTTGGCTGACAGTCTTTATTGTGAGCCTTTTCACCATGCTTCGAACTATCCCGAGCAGAATGGCTAAAAGGCTATCAAACCAATCCGAAAATCATGACCACTATTATGTGGACTGTCCTCAAGAGCCTGAGTACAAGGAGGAATTCCGGCCTCCATCTCCTGTCCCATCTTACACGGAGAAGGATGTCCTTTCAGCTGTGCTAAGACGGCTAGTTGAACTGGAGGAGAAGGTGCAGGTGCTTGAAACAAAGCCCTCTGAGATGCCATTCGAGAAGGAGGAGTTGCTCAATGCATCTGCCCGCCGCGTGGATGCTTTGGAGGCCGATTTGATTTCTACAAAGAAGGTATGCTTTTTTTCCTGCTTAAACCGCAGTTGCTTTCCAGCCTTCGGTCTGAATTACGCGTGAACTAGAGTGCCCCCGTATGCACACTACAGTTTACACAGCAGCAGGACACAAATATTGTCTAGTCTTTGTGTAAAATTTAATAATGGGATGAAGTGGCTGCCCCAATTTCCATTGACAGGCCCTCCACGAGGCGTTGATGCGTCAGGACGAGCTGCTCGCTTTCATCGACAAACAAGACATGCTCAAGTTTCGCGTATGTTGCAGTCACCCAATGCCTTATTTTCTGAAGGTATTTTGCTATATACTTGGGTTCTATCTAATGCTTGTCCTTCATGTATATGGttttgcagaagaagaagaaattCTGCTTCTGAAGAACTTAAGTTGGAGGAGGAGCTATTCTTGATGCGCAGAGCTGTCGGTGTATGCTGGTATATATATTGGATTGATCGCAACAAATGTGTATGTATGTCAGTGAGTGTAAATGTAATTACGTATCAGTGTATGTATATGGGGGAGAAGGTGTGTTGTATATCTGTATGATATGCTGGGCTGACGGCGATGCCTGGCAATGGGAGTGAGAATTCCGAAAGCACAAAGGTATATGAGTTGGAGATGTCTCGTACTTTCTGTTCCTGGCCTGGGACGCATGATGATATTTTTGTGACATGGCCGTTTGTATATATTTACATACATATACGAATGAAGCGAGTGTGACTTTGTGGCTTTGTGTTATGCTCGTGATGCTTGATTTTATTCACCTTGTTTTGTTACGAGtctacttttttttttctttgctgGAGTGAAATTCCTCACATTGATGCAAATTGAAATTGTGATGGCGAAGACACAGTACCCCTTAAATTCCAATGATAATTTTGTGCGAACAAATTGGTTTATGCCATTACTCAGGTTTGTATCCTTATTCGTATGACTTTTACGCCTTTTTCTACTATACAATATAAGACTGTCGGAGTCATTTTTATAATCACAATTATTCATCACAACTTTCTTTTTACCACCATTTCCCCACACCTCCAGCTCAGCATTTCGGTAGCCATTGGATCAAGCATGAATTTACTCCAGTGCCTCACTGTCACTGAGCACCCACAGCTCCGGCCAGGTCTTCTCCCTTGGCTCCGCCTCTAGTTCGTCTAACCCCTCTAGTAGGGTCTCGTGTCTCCTCCCTCAGCTTGGCCGACACTCTCATGCCGTCGGTGCTTGACGTGAGGTTTACATCAATTAAAGCAGCAAAATAATAGCAAATGAGCTGAAAAATCTCAGTCAGCTTCATAGTTTGCGCCATCCGAAACAAGCATGAAGTGAGCATAATGCGGACTTATTACCTTACATTTTTTTATACATACTTGAAGAATATTTGCCCACATAATTACACTGTTCATTACAAGCTACTTTACCTCGCTGAGAAGCAACAAGTGTCTCCCAGCGAATAGGCTAAAGGAATTGGAATTAATCATATCTCCAAAGCAAAACGAACAAGCAACAAAGATGAACGTCAAAAGAATAAAAGAGTCGCCAGGATCTTCAGACTAAGCATCAGCATTCAGCAGACAGGAGGCAACACTCCCTGTACGATGAGGAATCCCGAGCAGCAACAGCGCCTCGTTATGCGATTCATCTCCTGGCTGACGGCTTTCATTATATCCAAAACAAAACTAACAAATGCCGGATGATGCCGAGGCGAGGAGCCTAGTTGGGTGCATGGTTGTATTTCCTGAACACCCTCTCTTGGTTCTCCCTCCACCATTCCTCAGCTTGCTGCTCAGCAAATCTCCTCTTGCTAACAAAAACATTTAAGAGAAGAACCGTAAGTAATAAAATTCACTAGCGCCTCCCCTCAAAAAAGATAAGTGTCCTGGGATTGTCGTTTGGTAAAAATATTGTTGACAAATCAATCAGGTTGAGATATATGCAGGATGAACGCGGTAACAAGGGTTGGGATCGAATACCTGAACCGAACACGCTTGAATACTTTGGTGCCATCTCTCAGCTGGATAAGCGTGACGTAAACTCCTGGCTCAAATTGCTCAATCAGCTGCACTTCTCCATGAGTACCAAACTTTGGCGCAAAGTCACCTGGAGCCCTCCCGTTGCCATCCATGACTCGATGGCATGGAGATTCGCTTGCCAGGGAAAAGCCACTGCCATCTAGGTTACCCATGCTAGCGGATCTGTTGTGTGTTATTTCGTGCATCCCGCTACTGGAGAGGCGAGCCTGTTCATGTCCGGAAATGCCCTCCGGTGGATGACCACACTGCCCAGTAAGAAATCTCTCTGATTGACTTTGCAAGGTTTTGATGCTGTCAGTAAATTCAGTGGGCACCTTATCTGCAATTCCCTTGAGCTGAAAGATGGCATGTTATGATATTGTCCGCTAATACAGATTAACATAACCCTTGCTATGAGCAACTAAATACAGAAGTGTGAATACTTCAAATGGCATGCCATAGAAAAAAAGTACAATAAGCACAGCAGCACGATATGCGGAAATATACAGTGAGTGCTTCGACAAAAGGTTCATGTTTGCATATATAGTTTGGAAGAGTAGTAGTACCTCACTGTCAAGAAACCTAACAAAGTCCAACATAGAATTGCGCCTGGCAGATTCTTCTGCGGCTAGGGAGGCAGAGCTTTTAGCTCTTTTTTCTGCTTTCTGCAGTTGGTCATCTTGGACTTCACATTTCTGTTTTAACTTAGTAACCTATCAAAATATGGTGATTTTATCAAAAGCAGATAACCACCATAAAGTAGGCAAATGGTATAATCTTCTAAAGCATACCTGAGTCTGCAACTTTGACATTTCTTGATTCAGCGTTTCATTAGTCTTCTTCAGGttgtcaatatcatttttggaGTCAACACTTTTAATGCTAAGAGTACTTGTGGTTGCTGGAGTTGGGCTTTGCTTCTTTGGCTGAGCTGGTGAGACCACAGGCATGCCCATTCCCATTGGTGCCATTGCCATAGGCATGTTCATTCCCATTCCCATACCCATACCCATTCCCATGCCCATACCCATTCCCCCCATTCCCCCCATTCCCCCCATTCCCATTCCCATAGGCTTTACAGTAGTTGGGACTGCCAAAGCTGACATTGAAGGAGCTTGGGTTGCCCTTGCCATAGACACAGCCTCAGGTTTTATCTCGTTTCTAGCTGATTTTGCATCAGCATATTTCACTGGCTCTGCAGTTGCTGCTGTTGCTAGCCTTGAAGGCCTTATGTCTGGCCTCTCTGACTTATCTTTGATATCAACAGAGCGGCGAGTAATGACACTCTTTTTGTTATATGGACTattaccgccaccgccaccaccgccgccgccatctGCAGCTTTCAGTTTCATGAAACATGAATCGCATACACGATGTGGTTTGCCAGGAGTTGGTGCCAAAGCAGCCTTGAGGACCTTTCTTGAGCTACATGCATGGCAATGAACAAGCCCGCAATTGTAACAATTGTGCCTTTTTCTTGTGAAACCAAATGGCTGCCTACAGCCGGAGCATACGGACTGATCTGCACCTGAAACCCACTTATGTATGCAAATGCATGTCGTGAAATTTGAACCACATGCAATACTTTTAACATGACGGTCTTTTAATGCATCCACAATAGTTGGTTTCTTTTTATCTTCAATGCCACCATGTCCCAGCCTTCCATTGGCCCCCATACCCCATGTATATACCTCGCTTCTTGAAGTCAAGACTGCAACATGGTAAGAACCACATGAGATCTCTTCAACCAACTCACTATTCAACTTGTCTTGTACTTGGCAGGGTTGTTTACCATCAGCTTTTGGATTCCCAAGCTGACCATAGTTAGAGCTACCCATTGTGAAGACATGGCCTGACGTGGCGAGTGCAACAGTCATACTATACCCACAGGCTACCTGATGGAAATTATTGTCAACAAGGGCTTGAACAACAGTGGGAACTAGCCGAGCCTCTTTATCCCCGTGACCTAGGCGGTTCTTATCTCCATCTCCCCAGGTAAACAGTTTCCTGGACACCACATTCATGCCCGTCTGACTATTGGTCTCCACAATTGCTGCGGAATGCCAAACGCCACAGGCAACTTTCAGCACTTTAAATCCGATcaaagattcaacttcttttggaTAGGCAACATTTTCACGATTTCCATGTCCAAGAGCACCAAATGTCCCATCGCCAAAAGTGAATACTTTTCCACTTGACATGACAAGTAATGAATGCCATGAGCCACATGCAACAGACAACACTTGAAGCCCTTCTAAAGGTCCCGAGACTCGTTTTGGAAGCCAATGGCTAGCTCCAATGCCATGTCCTAGAAGTCCAGCATTGTAAGAACCATCACCCCAATTGTATAAATCACCTGAGGCAGTTACTGCACAAGTATGGAACTCCCCACATGCAATATATTCCACATTAGACACTGCTAAGGATTCAACAAGTTTTGGACGACTAATGTCTTCGTCAGTTCCATGGCCTAGCCTTCCACCAAGCTCTTCACCCCAAGTGAACACTTCTCCTTGTCTGGTAGTAAGAGCAATGTGCCTCGAACCACATGATATCTGCTGTACATCCAGAACAACATCTGATTCAAGAGGTTTAGGAATTAAAACATCTgctttggagcacaccaaatttgAGGATCCTTCTGACTGGACCACGTCAATCCACACCTCGCCCCATACATAAACATCACCAAGTGATTCTATATCATCTGGTCCGGAACCTTGACTGGAAGAACTAGGGACACTGCTGGAAATACTAATCCGACTACTATCTCCCGTACTTACTCTCAGCATATTGACACGATCTGATCCAACATCTGCTCTTGAAGAATTCAATGAATATGCTGTGCCATAACCAGCTGAGTTAAAATTTCGGGTGTTACTTGAGGCAGTATCTAATCTTGTATCATACGCAACTTGATATTGGGACACTTCCTGGAAAAAGGAAACATGCGTTAAACAGAGAACATCTTATGCAATTTATGATCAAATGTAAGCCACTCTCCAGTCTTCTCCTGATACAACGAATGGTGAGATGGACAAATAAGTAGGAAATCAGATGCTAACTGACCCACACATCAAATAATTACTAATAAATGGCGCCTCCAATGTTTGTTCTGGGGACTGCTGTAAATCACACCAGCACTGAAGGTATATGCTCTTCGGTTCAACAGCTATAGTTTGTTTTCTCAAATAAGATAAATCACATGGTTGACATGCACCATGTTTTGGCAGCTTTCCGGGAATCTTAGGGAAGCTGAAGCCCCTCACAAGTAACAAGTAGCTTCCAAAAATTATGGATTTGAAAAGAAGTAACCCTTTCCCAAACAAGGCCTAACTAATGCATGGATGATATCTGAATTTGCTCTTGATTACTCTGTAGAAGAATTCTTATAATATTGCATTAAATGAAAACACTTAAGTCATTAAGGAAGTACAACTCACGTCGGAAAATGATATTCTATCACTTGGGCAATCAGTGGAAAAACTTGCACGGCGTGAAGTAATCAGTGTCTCAAGTGTTGAAAACCACACTTCAACTTCAGTTTGATCCTTGCAAACCTGTAAATCAGCTAGAATATCGTGTCATTATTGTCTTCGACAGGTCATCATGCTAGGCATATATAAAGATGAGGCATTTTGCATCAGTTAAAACGAGCATGAAGAATTTATCTTTTACCAGATCAAGGGAGCGTTGGCCGTTCTTGTATATCAGGGAAAATGATAGGTAATCCTTCTCAGGGCGTAGAAACCTCCTAAAAACCGCCTGATAAATGATGCACAAATGCATAAGATCCCAATTTTAAATATTTAATAAATTAGAATTGAAAAACTATGCAATTTCAGAGTCCCAATAAACTTTTGGATATTAAAAGTTGATCATGTGAATGTAACCGCGAGAGGATAACTGGTCCGTGGTAGCTTAACTTACAGTTCTCTGTCCAGGTATAATTTTAGACACGGCAGACAGTTTGAGGCACTTTTCCTTGCTGTGTGAATACCAAACTAATACTGTTTCGTCCTGTAATGAGAAAAATAAAAGAGAATTTTGTTCTCATCCTGTACTAAGAAAATGAACACCAATACCACACAACCATACACATAAACTTACACTAGAAAGtctgaactcgcggatcttgggTTTTCCCTTCCGACTATACTTGATAAGCTTGCTGCCTTTCTTTAAAGTAATAAGGGCCTTTCAGAAATGTAAAACATAGTCCAGATTAGCATAAAAATTATTCAGTAAACAAATATGTGTTCAACCAAAAAGAGAGAAATGATATACAATGCAGTATTTAGAGACTCACATTATCATCTGGTGTCATCTAAACAGCAACAGGTCACCATTCTATTTTCACCTTTAATCACCGGTATCTGCACGGATAAACTAGCAATGGGGTATCAGCATCACAAGAATGGATTGCTGAGCAATAACAATAGGCCAATATCAGCTGTATTATTTCAATAAATATGAGCAAACGAATGTGATTTTGGTGCCCAAGTGTTCCCGTGTCCCCACTACGAGTGTGAAGGTCATGATACTGCTCTAAAACTATGGCAACAATTTGTTTCACACAGTTTGACTAACCATGCAAATCTCTACATCCAATTCATCGCTGGTATCGATTAAAAAAAAAGTTTTAGTTGATATGAATATTCCAGGATAGGTCATCCCTTTTTTGGTGCTGTACACCATGGAAATTTTAGATTCTGAAAATTGACACATATAAATCTACGTGTCCTACATCCACATGGCAAGGAACTTGAGATAAGTTTTAGAAAAAATCATGCCATTTCTGCAATTGGGAACTGATAATTCCATTGTGCATTTCATGTGCAGATGTCATGAGGCATGGATTCTCCTTTCAATTTACGGAATGGGTGCTAAAAGTGTGGACAATTAAACTGCAGCTGCACCTCCGGTAGCACCAACCGAGATCGACCTTGTGCGTCGGAAGAGGAAGAATCTGATGGAACCATGGGTGTGTCGTCAGATTAACTAACAGGGTTCAAAACGAAATGAACAGTCAGGCTAGGGTTCCTTACCGAAGGACGAAGGAGCCGGACCGGGACGCCTACGCGAGGAGGCTTCTTTGGGCGGAAGCAGTATGGGTAGCTGAGTCCCGTCGCCGGCGGCGAGGTCGCCGATGGTGGGGCATTAGGCGGAGAAGAGCAGGAAACCTCCGCACAGAGGGAGGAAATTCGGTCAGTCTGGGCGGGTCTCCGGTCCACTCCGCGCCAATCCAGTGGATGGGAGGAGAGAATGGCCTCCTGGAGGTGGCGGGAGGACGCATGGACGGCGCTCGCGAGGAGAGGAGCGGAGAGTTCGGCGGCGCTGGACGCGGGAAACGGATGGAGCGGGGAGCCGCGAGTGCAGGGGGAGATGTTCTACGGATAGCACCGGAGTTTGTGGCATGCACCAGGCTCCGGTTGAGAATTTTGAAAATCTAGAAATATTTTCTTGAGATATAGAAATCTACATTGCCACGAAAGTTCAAGTAACAAATTTGGAATATAACTTGAAAAAATGAAAGGATATTCTTTTTCTAAAATAATAATGGGTCAAATTTAAAGCCCAGCTTGCATTAGGCACTATGCAGTGTGAATTTTACTGTTTTGTTTGTCTCTTTATTATAAACTTTGATCTGAAACTATGTGACATCGTAGCTACACATACTTTCTATAGTATGTCATAATTTTTAAAAACTTGTAAATTCTTCAATCGGAGTCGGGTGCACCACAACCCTCAGTGCACCTGATACTTTCCCGACAACATATCATGTACTCCCTCTCCTAGAGTACTCCAGGTGCACACACATTTTTTCGGTACCTTATAAAATGTGTAAGATATAATATATTACAGGCATTGATTACATGGTATTAAAGGCGTCACCTAGGCGTCGCCTAAGCGACGCTTAAGCGTCCGAGCGTTCCAGGAGAGCAAGGCGTCGGCGTCGCCTTTGTTTTCTGTCCAACGCGTCCACATGCGTCTCTAAGGTGTCCAATGGCATCGCCTAGGCGCAAAAATGGCCGCATTGCAAGAATCTGGATGCCTATATCCTGTGGGCGGGAAACGAAATTTTGGGCGGGAGGGAAAACTAGAATTTGGCAGGCTGGGAGGGAAAGATGATATCtaaaggggaaagagagggaaGAGAGAAGGGAACTGACCAGGGAAAACTATCTGGAGAGAAGAGAGAGAGGAGCTCACTCCTCTCACACGTCCTCCCCAGCTCCGTCCAGATCTGCTCCTGCTCCCCCATCTGCTGGCCTCCCCAACTCCGGCCAAGCTTGTGGCCAAGCTTCTGGCAACTCCTCCCACTGGTACAGCTTCTCCTCCCCTGTGCAGCAGCTTCCTTTGCTCTGTTATGCATGTTCTGTTGTTGGTGTCTTGGTAGTGTACAGCTTCTCCTCCCCCTGGCTATGTGCTGCACTTCTGCTGCCTGCTTGCCTTCTTTGCATGTGATATAGTAGTAGTAGTTAGCTGCTTCCTGCCTCTGAATAATTTAGTAACTCTTGTCCTTGGTAGCTGCTGTTGTGATTGTAGTAGTTGATGCTGATTAAATTGGTAGATTTTGTTGTCCACTTGTCCTTGTTAGCTGCTAGATGTTGTGATTAAAGTAGAGTATTTGATCGGTGGATGCTCTTTATCATTAATTTAAGCATTGTTTGTCCTTGACTCCTTGATTGTAGTGTCACAATGGCTGATGGGGATTACGATCCAATGAAAGATCCAGAACGCAAGCCACGGAGGACAACTGATCTGAGCTGGAACTATGGCTATATGGTGACACCTGCAATAACAATATTGATAAGTGCAATCTTTGTGGCAAGGTAACTCATGGAGGGATTAAAAGGCATAAGGAACATCTTGTTGTCACTCGTGGAGATGCATTAGGCTGTCCAAGGGCTAGCACACAACTCAGGAGAGAGATATATGAGTATTTGAAGAAGAACAGGAGAAACCA
This Lolium perenne isolate Kyuss_39 chromosome 1, Kyuss_2.0, whole genome shotgun sequence DNA region includes the following protein-coding sequences:
- the LOC127327393 gene encoding PH, RCC1 and FYVE domains-containing protein 1; protein product: MTPDDNALITLKKGSKLIKYSRKGKPKIREFRLSSDETVLVWYSHSKEKCLKLSAVSKIIPGQRTAVFRRFLRPEKDYLSFSLIYKNGQRSLDLVCKDQTEVEVWFSTLETLITSRRASFSTDCPSDRISFSDEVSQYQVAYDTRLDTASSNTRNFNSAGYGTAYSLNSSRADVGSDRVNMLRVSTGDSSRISISSSVPSSSSQGSGPDDIESLGDVYVWGEVWIDVVQSEGSSNLVCSKADVLIPKPLESDVVLDVQQISCGSRHIALTTRQGEVFTWGEELGGRLGHGTDEDISRPKLVESLAVSNVEYIACGEFHTCAVTASGDLYNWGDGSYNAGLLGHGIGASHWLPKRVSGPLEGLQVLSVACGSWHSLLVMSSGKVFTFGDGTFGALGHGNRENVAYPKEVESLIGFKVLKVACGVWHSAAIVETNSQTGMNVVSRKLFTWGDGDKNRLGHGDKEARLVPTVVQALVDNNFHQVACGYSMTVALATSGHVFTMGSSNYGQLGNPKADGKQPCQVQDKLNSELVEEISCGSYHVAVLTSRSEVYTWGMGANGRLGHGGIEDKKKPTIVDALKDRHVKSIACGSNFTTCICIHKWVSGADQSVCSGCRQPFGFTRKRHNCYNCGLVHCHACSSRKVLKAALAPTPGKPHRVCDSCFMKLKAADGGGGGGGGGNSPYNKKSVITRRSVDIKDKSERPDIRPSRLATAATAEPVKYADAKSARNEIKPEAVSMARATQAPSMSALAVPTTVKPMGMGMGGMGGMGGMGMGMGMGMGMGMGMNMPMAMAPMGMGMPVVSPAQPKKQSPTPATTSTLSIKSVDSKNDIDNLKKTNETLNQEMSKLQTQVTKLKQKCEVQDDQLQKAEKRAKSSASLAAEESARRNSMLDFVRFLDSELKGIADKVPTEFTDSIKTLQSQSERFLTGQCGHPPEGISGHEQARLSSSGMHEITHNRSASMGNLDGSGFSLASESPCHRVMDGNGRAPGDFAPKFGTHGEVQLIEQFEPGVYVTLIQLRDGTKVFKRVRFSKRRFAEQQAEEWWRENQERVFRKYNHAPN